One window of Elaeis guineensis isolate ETL-2024a chromosome 11, EG11, whole genome shotgun sequence genomic DNA carries:
- the LOC105053721 gene encoding uncharacterized protein — MQAVRVRRNGNSFQFSEGLMEREFDSFSAIPASSSSSLPSSSSSSPMGVNYIEHRVSKMDTLAGVAIKYGVEVADIRRMNGLVTDLQMFARKSLQIPLPGKHSPSPIPSNGSTYNGEQTPPHQPYIDVLDSFQSFKLKPPPCKISPAMSSLQGYYGLTRPKSAPRPEGTEEVVYKTGRSLCLENKQFPGESPISDPLHSWNWRTRSVANGFSLENGEVVEDKIVEAEAVDNSEAERSIRRRQKSDAFPSRQTPELLLEDSSGEFTGRTAKGLALRPKSGSRTDMDMGHQNGVSFGDSMAGGFSAVRKSSSTSSLQDADNSSSSIWSTSKWTLKPEVLARPLFDGLPKPIAARRNKAARD, encoded by the exons ATGCAGGCGGTGAGAGTTAGAAGGAATGGAAATTCTTTCCAATTTTCTGAGGGTTTGATGGAGAGAGAGTTTGATAGCTTTTCGGCGATCCCAGCGTCCTCCTCTTCGTCTCTGCCGTCTTCTTCCTCTTCGTCCCCGATGGGTGTTAATTATATCGAGCACCGGGTCTCGAAGATGGATACGCTTGCCGGCGTTGCCATAAAGTATGGTGTCgag GTAGCAGACATAAGACGAATGAATGGCTTGGTGACAGATCTTCAGATGTTTGCTCGCAAATCATTACAGATTCCTCTGCCAGGAAAGCATTCTCCATCTCCAATTCCTTCAAATGGTTCAACTTATAACGG AGAACAGACTCCTCCCCATCAGCCTTATATTGATGTCTTAGATTCATTCCAATCCTTCAAGTTGAAACCCCCTCCATGCAAAATCTCCCCAGCCATGAGCAGTTTACAGGGATACTACGGTCTCACACGCCCTAAAAGTGCTCCAAGACCCGAAGGCACTGAAGAGGTTGTGTACAAAACAGGCAGATCCCTCTGCTTGGAGAACAAACAGTTTCCAGGAGAGTCACCAATCTCTGACCCACTTCATAGCTGGAATTGGAGGACTAGAAGTGTGGCAAATGGATTCTCATTGGAAAATGGTGAGGTTGTGGAGGACAAAATAGTTGAAGCTGAAGCTGTTGACAACAGCGAGGCTGAGAGATCCATTAGGAGGCGTCAAAAATCTGATGCTTTTCCATCACGGCAAACGCCAGAACTGTTGTTGGAGGATAGCAGTGGGGAGTTCACAGGGAGGACAGCGAAAGGCCTTGCCCTGAGGCCAAAATCAGGGAGCCGAACAGATATGGATATGGGTCACCAAAATGGTGTTTCTTTTGGAGACTCCATGGCTGGTGGATTCTCTGCTGTCCGTAAATCATCCAGCACTTCCAGTTTGCAAGATGCTGACAACAGCTCCTCCTCCATATGGTCAACGAGCAAGTGGACTTTGAAACCTGAAGTTCTTGCTAGGCCTCTTTTCGATGGCTTGCCAAAGCCCATAGCTGCAAGAAGGAATAAAGCTGCTCGGGATTAG
- the LOC105053720 gene encoding H/ACA ribonucleoprotein complex subunit 4 — protein sequence MSMAPAVSSSLSPTSEKKKKKKDKKSLSAAATANGGDETPISPAAATADDDLFQKDYLIKPQSFTPSIDTSKWPILLKNYDRLNVRTGHYTPLPAGHSPLKRPLPEYLRYGILNLDKPSNPSSHEVVAWIRRILRVEKTGHSGTLDPKVTGNLIVCIDRATRLVKSQQGAGKEYVCVARLHSAVPDVAKVARALETLTGAVFQRPPLISAVKRQLRIRTIYESKLLEYDPDKHLVVFWISCEAGTYVRTLCVHLGLLLGVGGHMQELRRVRSGILGENDNMVTMHDVLDAQWVYDNFKDESYLRRVVMPLEVLLTSYKRLVVKDSAVNAICYGAKLMIPGLLRFENDIEVGEDVVLMTTKGEAIALGIAEMTTAVMATCDHGSVARIKRVVMDRDTYPRKWGLGPRALMKKKLIAEGLLDKHGKPNEKTPSEWLRNVVLPTGGDSMIASLAAAPESVSPEGEAVVEEAKEGKKKKKKHKDGDDGDEGKKRKLEDGGESPVAKKVKVEEIGDAVVESEREKVKKVREDIEEVLVEEDKSEKKKKKKKKKDKEKGDSGLFDEGKAVEKEKKKEKSSKDKSELGSSDEVGEPKKKKKKKKKSKDGDDGGELELPSSIGDGNGEEQKTKKKEKKKKKHQDAEETA from the coding sequence ATGTCGATGGCGCCGGCAgtctcctcctccctctcccccacctccgagaaaaaaaaaaagaagaaggacaagAAGTCTTTGTCCGCCGCTGCCACCGCAAACGGCGGAGATGAAACCCCCATCTCCCCTGCGGCCGCCACGGCCGACGATGATCTGTTTCAGAAGGATTACCTCATCAAGCCCCAGTCGTTCACCCCCTCGATCGACACCTCCAAGTGGCCGATCCTCCTTAAGAACTACGACCGCCTTAACGTCCGCACTGGCCACTATACCCCACTCCCCGCCGGCCACTCCCCTCTGAAACGCCCCCTCCCCGAGTACCTCCGCTACGGTATCCTCAACCTTGACAAGCCCTCCAACCCTTCCTCCCACGAGGTCGTCGCCTGGATCAGGCGCATCCTCCGCGTCGAGAAGACTGGGCACAGTGGCACCCTCGACCCTAAAGTCACCGGCAATCTCATCGTCTGCATCGACCGCGCCACCCGCCTCGTCAAGTCCCAGCAGGGCGCCGGCAAGGAGTACGTCTGCGTCGCCCGCCTCCATTCCGCCGTTCCCGATGTCGCCAAGGTCGCCCGGGCGCTCGAAACCCTCACTGGCGCCGTCTTTCAGCGGCCGCCGCTCATCTCCGCCGTCAAGCGCCAGCTCCGGATCAGGACCATTTACGAAAGCAAGCTTCTTGAGTACGATCCTGATAAGCATCTCGTGGTTTTCTGGATTTCGTGCGAGGCTGGCACCTACGTCCGGACGCTCTGTGTTCACCTTGGCTTGCTTCTTGGTGTGGGAGGGCATATGCAGGAGTTGCGGCGGGTGCGGTCTGGGATCCTTGGAGAGAACGACAACATGGTGACGATGCACGATGTCTTGGATGCCCAGTGGGTGTATGATAATTTTAAGGACGAGAGCTATCTGAGACGGGTGGTAATGCCGTTGGAGGTTCTGCTTACGAGTTATAAGAGGCTGGTGGTGAAGGACTCGGCGGTTAATGCTATATGTTATGGTGCGAAGCTGATGATTCCTGGGCTGCTGAGGTTTGAGAATGATATTGAAGTGGGGGAGGATGTTGTGCTGATGACTACCAAGGGGGAGGCAATAGCTTTGGGGATTGCAGAGATGACGACTGCAGTAATGGCAACTTGTGATCATGGGTCGGTGGCGCGGATTAAGAGGGTGGTGATGGATCGAGACACATACCCAAGGAAGTGGGGGCTGGGACCTAGAGCATTGATGAAGAAGAAGTTGATTGCTGAAGGGCTGCTAGACAAGCACGGGAAGCCAAATGAGAAGACACCGTCAGAGTGGCTTAGAAATGTGGTGTTGCCAACTGGAGGGGATTCGATGATTGCCAGCCTTGCAGCCGCGCCAGAGTCAGTGTCACCAGAAGGGGAGGCAGTGGTTGAAGAAGCGAaggaagggaagaaaaagaagaagaagcataaGGATGGCGATGATGGTGATGAAGGAAAGAAGCGTAAATTGGAGGATGGAGGTGAAAGCCCTGTTGCTAAGAAGGTTAAGGTTGAGGAAATTGGGGATGCTGTGGTTGAGTCTGAAAgggagaaggtgaagaaggtgagGGAGGACATTGAGGAAGTGTTGGTTGAAGAGGACAAgagtgagaagaagaagaagaagaagaagaagaaagacaagGAGAAAGGAGATTCGGGACTGTTTGATGAGGGCAAGGCagtagaaaaggaaaagaagaaggagaaaagcagCAAAGATAAGAGTGAACTGGGATCATCTGATGAGGTAGGAgagccaaaaaagaagaagaaaaagaagaagaagagtaaagATGGTGACGATGGTGGGGAACTTGAATTACCTAGCAGCATAGGAGATGGCAATGGGGAAGAGCAGAAAactaagaagaaggagaagaaaaagaagaagcatcAGGATGCAGAGGAGACGGCTTGA